In the genome of Rhodoferax sp. BAB1, one region contains:
- the lexA gene encoding transcriptional repressor LexA → MDLPQYPIKLTARQQQILDLIQSAIARTGAPPTRAEIATELGFKSANAAEEHLQALARKGVIELVSGTSRGIRLQGEALRSINESRIKQFSLPMPDLSQIALPLIGRVAAGSPILAQEHVDQTYYVESSLFQRKPDYLLKVRGMSMRDAGIMDGDLLAVQSTKDAKNGQIVVARLGEEVTVKRFRRNKHLIELLPENPDYQTIVVEPGDPFEIEGLAVGLIRNTMLM, encoded by the coding sequence ATGGACCTGCCGCAGTACCCGATCAAGCTGACCGCCCGCCAGCAGCAGATTCTGGACCTGATCCAGAGCGCCATCGCACGCACCGGCGCCCCGCCCACCCGCGCCGAGATCGCGACCGAACTCGGTTTCAAGTCGGCCAATGCCGCCGAGGAACATCTGCAGGCGCTGGCACGCAAGGGCGTGATCGAACTGGTCAGCGGCACCTCGCGCGGCATCCGCCTGCAAGGCGAGGCGCTGCGCTCCATCAACGAATCTCGCATCAAGCAATTCTCCCTGCCCATGCCAGACCTGTCCCAGATCGCCCTGCCCCTGATCGGGCGTGTCGCTGCCGGTTCGCCCATTCTCGCGCAGGAACACGTGGACCAGACCTATTACGTGGAGAGCTCGCTGTTCCAGCGCAAGCCCGACTACCTGCTCAAGGTGCGCGGCATGTCCATGCGCGACGCCGGCATCATGGACGGCGACCTGCTGGCCGTGCAGTCCACCAAGGACGCCAAGAACGGCCAGATCGTCGTGGCGCGCCTAGGCGAGGAAGTCACGGTCAAGCGCTTCCGCCGCAACAAGCACCTGATCGAACTGCTGCCGGAAAACCCTGACTACCAGACCATCGTGGTCGAGCCGGGCGACCCCTTCGAAATCGAAGGCCTGGCCGTCGGCCTGATCCGCAACACCATGCTCATGTGA
- a CDS encoding glutathione S-transferase — MTLKLCGFSASNYYNKIKLQLMEKDVPFVEELVWTGHTDSLLVDRSPMGKVPFLDTPQGPVSESGACAEYIEATYPQKPLLPADPYAAAKVREIIIYSELHLELVARNLYPEAFFGGKVSDNVKERTRKLLERGVHGLTKLVKFSPYVAGPEFTLADCAAVAHLPLVSSASRIIYGDDVLAGLPVREYVKMMGERPSLQKVNADRKSSTEQMLALRAKKSA; from the coding sequence ATGACCCTGAAACTTTGCGGATTCTCTGCCAGCAACTACTACAACAAGATCAAGCTGCAGTTGATGGAAAAGGACGTCCCTTTTGTGGAGGAACTGGTCTGGACCGGCCATACCGACAGCCTGCTGGTGGACCGCTCCCCCATGGGCAAGGTGCCCTTCCTGGACACGCCGCAGGGCCCGGTCTCCGAGTCCGGCGCCTGCGCCGAGTACATCGAGGCGACCTATCCGCAAAAACCGCTGTTGCCGGCCGACCCCTATGCCGCAGCCAAGGTGCGCGAGATCATCATCTACAGTGAACTGCACCTCGAACTGGTGGCGCGCAACCTCTACCCGGAAGCCTTTTTTGGCGGCAAGGTCTCGGACAACGTGAAGGAGCGCACCCGCAAGTTGCTGGAGCGTGGCGTGCACGGCTTAACCAAGCTGGTGAAGTTCTCGCCCTACGTGGCCGGGCCGGAGTTCACGCTGGCCGATTGCGCTGCCGTGGCGCACCTGCCTCTGGTATCGAGTGCCAGCAGGATCATCTATGGCGACGATGTGCTGGCGGGCCTGCCCGTGCGCGAGTACGTCAAGATGATGGGCGAGCGACCTTCTTTGCAGAAGGTCAACGCCGACCGCAAGAGCAGCACCGAGCAGATGCTGGCGCTGCGTGCGAAAAAGTCGGCCTGA
- a CDS encoding D-2-hydroxyacid dehydrogenase family protein, with amino-acid sequence MNIVILDDYQDVVRKLACASKLADYPPKVYTNTVKGLGQLSVRLRDADVLVLIRERTPITRQLVEKLPRLKLISQTGRMGSHIDIEACTERGIAVAEGSGSPVAPAELTWALIMAAMRRLPQYIGNLKHGVWQQSGLKSAAMPPNFALGTVLRGKTLGIWGYGKIGQLLAGYGRVFGMRVLVWGRDPSREKAVQDGYEAASSREEFFQQSDVISLHLRLNEATRGIVTAADLAQMKPTSLLVNTSRAELIEPEALISALNHGRPGMAAIDVFESEPILQGHALLRLENCICTPHIGYVEQESYELYFGTAFDNIVNFIQGKPSNIANPDALKVRR; translated from the coding sequence ATGAACATCGTGATTCTGGACGACTACCAGGACGTCGTACGCAAGCTAGCCTGCGCCAGCAAACTGGCCGACTACCCGCCCAAGGTCTATACCAACACCGTCAAGGGACTGGGCCAGCTCTCGGTCCGATTGCGCGACGCCGACGTGCTGGTGCTGATCCGGGAACGCACGCCTATCACCCGCCAACTGGTGGAAAAGCTGCCGCGTCTCAAGCTCATCTCCCAGACCGGCCGCATGGGCAGCCACATCGATATCGAAGCCTGTACCGAGCGTGGCATCGCCGTGGCCGAGGGCAGCGGTTCACCGGTCGCTCCGGCCGAGCTGACCTGGGCGCTCATCATGGCCGCCATGCGCCGCCTGCCGCAATACATAGGCAACCTCAAGCACGGCGTCTGGCAACAGTCCGGCCTGAAGTCTGCCGCCATGCCGCCCAATTTCGCCCTGGGCACGGTGCTGCGCGGCAAGACCCTGGGCATCTGGGGCTACGGCAAGATCGGCCAGCTGCTCGCCGGCTACGGCCGCGTGTTCGGCATGCGTGTGCTGGTCTGGGGCCGTGATCCCTCGCGCGAAAAAGCCGTGCAGGACGGCTATGAGGCCGCCAGCAGCCGCGAGGAATTCTTCCAGCAAAGCGACGTGATCAGCCTGCACCTGCGCCTGAACGAGGCCACGCGCGGCATCGTCACGGCCGCCGATCTGGCGCAGATGAAACCCACCTCGCTGCTGGTCAACACCTCACGCGCCGAACTGATCGAGCCCGAGGCCTTGATCAGTGCGCTCAATCACGGCCGCCCCGGCATGGCCGCGATCGATGTGTTCGAGTCCGAGCCCATCCTGCAGGGCCATGCCCTGCTGCGCCTGGAAAACTGCATCTGCACGCCACACATCGGTTATGTCGAGCAGGAGAGCTACGAACTCTACTTCGGCACCGCCTTCGACAACATCGTGAACTTCATCCAGGGCAAGCCGAGCAACATCGCCAACCCGGATGCGCTGAAGGTACGGCGCTAA